From a single Apium graveolens cultivar Ventura chromosome 2, ASM990537v1, whole genome shotgun sequence genomic region:
- the LOC141705912 gene encoding uncharacterized protein LOC141705912, giving the protein MASTCIPDCVDDPWIPVRATYVNLYKWPESDAEFVRSVSSNGRVTDIHYPSTRSFTRSVSTNGRLDGPSHPRVVDSISCRQIYLRSYTFSRKESMPQKARKCASRIKERVSSRGRTRKVYGEGQGNIVIFRRAKEVSCAAMNVVFRRLLSCTTKVDVVG; this is encoded by the coding sequence ATGGCATCAACATGCATTCCAGATTGTGTTGATGATCCCTGGATTCCGGTCCGAGCCACCTACGTAAACCTCTACAAGTGGCCCGAATCCGATGCGGAATTCGTAAGGTCGGTCAGTTCTAATGGTCGTGtgacggatattcattatccgtctACACGATCATTTACTAGGTCAGTAAGTACAAATGGGCGTTTGGATGGACCGAGTCATCCTAGGGTTGTGGATAGTATTTCATGCAGACAAATATACTTGAGAAGCTACACATTTTCGAGGAAAGAAAGTATGCCTCAAAAGGCAAGAAAATGTGCTTCCCGGATCAAAGAAAGAGTTTCGTCTCGTGGACGGACGAGGAAAGTTTACGGTGAGGGTCAGGGCAACATTGTAATTTTCAGAAGGGCTAAAGAAGTTTCTTGCGCCGCCATGAATGTGGTTTTCCGGCGGTTGTTGTCTTGCACCACCAAAGTTGACGTCGTAggataa